The genomic stretch TTCAAGATAAGCTTTTTTAGACAAAATATTCAGTGAATTAAACAGGAAATGCGGATTAATCTGACTCTGCAGATGCCTCAGCTCGCTTTCCTTCAGCAGCAGCTTATGGGACTGCAAATCTTTCTCGACCTGCGCCTTGCTGCGAATCTCCTCAATATAATTGCGAATATCCTCTCTCATTCGGTCGAAAGTTCGCGCCAGAAACACCATTTCGTCACTGCCCTGCAAGGAGATCGGCTTATTGAAGTTCCCTCGTGAGATATCCTTCGCAGCGGAGGTGAGCTCGATAATCGGTCGGGTAATGCTGCGTGCAAAACGGAAGGAAAGCCAAAACAAAATCAGGGAGGACATCACCAATATCCATATGCCCAGCCGCATAACATATTCGCTCTGCTGGATGATCTCGCGGTAAACCTGCTCCGATGTAGTCAGCTCCGTACTGAAGAGGCGCATCGCCGAATCCTGCAAATACTGGGACAGCTTCTCCGCTTCCTCAAAGTGCTTGGCGTAATCTCCGTCTGCCCCGTCACGAACGATGGCGACAACCCGGTCCATCTCTTCACGCTGACTCTCGCTGACGTAGTAGTAGTTCGTCAATTCAATGCGGTTCCGGCTATGTCGCAGGCGATACAAGTTCTCTCTCCCTTGCTCGATCTGCTCGCGCAGCCGTTCATAGGAGCCGAGCATGTCTCCATGCGGCGCTTGCACATACCGATCGAGCTCGCCCATCGCGCTGCT from Xylanibacillus composti encodes the following:
- a CDS encoding sensor histidine kinase → MRRIQNQIVLLSVLVWIIMAAIWLLMNAYTQQSINKYNEILSRYMLMNGLAQLSSSAMGELDRYVQAPHGDMLGSYERLREQIEQGRENLYRLRHSRNRIELTNYYYVSESQREEMDRVVAIVRDGADGDYAKHFEEAEKLSQYLQDSAMRLFSTELTTSEQVYREIIQQSEYVMRLGIWILVMSSLILFWLSFRFARSITRPIIELTSAAKDISRGNFNKPISLQGSDEMVFLARTFDRMREDIRNYIEEIRSKAQVEKDLQSHKLLLKESELRHLQSQINPHFLFNSLNILSKKAYLEGAPETCELITSVSNLLRYNLRRSDGTVTIQEELQVLEEYMTIQKARFGERVTYQVRVEPGCSAFVIPALTLQPLVENAFIHAIEPSEEGGAIEIDVADEGEAVCVQVRDTGSGIPEAAIQQALQGRSVDSGKGHSTGIGLGNVIQRLRLYYGQEDIMQITSSSETGSCFTMKLPKGAGLHDQAADRG